A window of Hordeum vulgare subsp. vulgare chromosome 5H, MorexV3_pseudomolecules_assembly, whole genome shotgun sequence genomic DNA:
cttatgatcgtacccccgaggaaaacgccaggatagcaaaggaacatcatgatgcgtagatgaaaaagaaggaacccgagccccgcgcggaatacacctagaagcaagtagcatttgcaaaatacttcacgacccttccatcacagtatgacttacaccataagcctgatgactatacacgcacattgcagaaggaagtgagaaAGAGcagatctcgatcaccgccgccggacttgggtcgtccgtctccgccaccgcccgctccggatacaaagcgggagcgtgccaccaagaacgctccgccgacgattcctaagccacagagcaccccaaagtgcAAACTgtcacccctcccaaaggtacgtcatgctaatcttcctatcagaccttatgacttacaccataagcctgatgactatacatgcacattgcagaaggaagtgaaaaagagcagttcaacaacaagcaagaaaaaataagACGTTCcttagcttggacaacaggccaaacagtcgatcccacccctcaaggtgttaaccaagaatgttccccctccggtgcaggggctagctttagaaagagcaaaggagttggcggctgcatgtggtatctcggttgaagaattgttgtctttccaagacgacaagatacccaaggctgtggtagcccctaagccaaagtttgtcatgggtgagcctttggtcagcaaagatgatctcccaacaaatatgcgttacttgcataaatggtacttaagtgaatcaaagaatgggagaatgatgatcgtgctgagtgtcccacaggagtactacggccgcctcgaagaaatccatatcgactttgatgaactcttccagatgtacaatggcgacgccctcgacaaatcgcttatgagttgctattgtctgtaagtttttcaattcgttgtctacatataacttgtttatttatttcaattcattgtctatatataacttgtattctattatgtagaatgaagattctggagtgtaaaagtaagagcatcataaatattgggtttattgacccagataaaatacatatagcgagctAACtagttatcccaaggagacggaggaaaaccttctaaggtttttaacagatcaaaatttctatgaccacatactgtttccatacaacttcaagtgagggtctttactctgttgtgtccattcacttataagtgtaattgataagttactgacacacacacacacacacacacacacacacacacacacacatatatatatatatatacatacatacatacatatacatgtgcagctttcattggattctgttggacattcaaattgataagggaagaattgatgccttcgacccattatcgagacccttggaacagttccaaagcttgcaggacatgctccaagggtaattttaatcatttttgcgctctatcggtctctttcgatgattttctgatatatcaattaatgaaaaacttagcaaatcattatccttatcgggcagggtttggaagcggttcaagtgcgtgactcccggtaaatttcctgagaagctgacctttagagcggctcaggtaagtagtagtatgatatacttctattaattttcaatacatttatgatgctagattattattttgattatatatattctattctcgtaaagtgcgaccagcagccacggggaacgcatctatgcggatactatgtttgcgagaccattcgcacgtttacctctgatctcaaggatcacagattcgacgtaagcaatgaacattcacacctctatttttacccgtcattctttgttatcatgattgatattcatattcatctcctcttcttatatagcacacggccatgaggacgaaggtcctaccagagcaacgcgcgattgctgttgcagaggagcttgcgagatttctgaggacggaagctatagatgacaaatgacgatttagtgtaaataggggccattactaatgttcgtccatgtaatcgaataaacGGGCTCTAGTctcgataattcagatctgcatataattgtatatatatgctcgcttgtaagataagttaatcttatatatatacgcataattatttctatttaaattatatgaaaactaattcccgaacaccaaatgaggcatcacgttaatctcccgaacacctaaaccctaaaacccctaaaacccaaaaataatttcattcaaaaaaaccccCAAAACcaacaaaatctgaaaatctttagtcccggcccgtacacgggccgggactaaaggtcctgcccgtggggcgctacgagacgcccacgtggagcacctttagtcccgacttGTAACAGGGTCGggtctaaaggttaggcctttagtcccggttgatgaaccgggactaaagccccttacgggccggggctataggccctgtctccACTAGtgattatggagaagcatgtgtatgaactgtggtttgataGCTATAGTATGGCGTTGGTTACAAGTACATTCTTGCATTGATGGCACCATAGAACTTGAGCACTTCCGATTAGTGTCTGCCACAATGATAAACACCTAATTATGTAAACTAGTCATTTTTTCGAAAAGGAAgcatcgccccggcctctgcatcgagtgatgcatgcagccatttatTAAATATGAAACCAGTCTGAAAGAAGTACAAAGTAGTcccaaaaacagaaaataaaaaaggatTTACAAGGCGATCATAACGCCAACACCGATGATATCAATAAGCCTAGATGACTGTCGACCTATCCTATCAGTATGCCGCCATCCAtatcggttgaagataccctgagctaccatctcccatcggacacacccagtaaccaaaggctccctggtttccacaggggtgagtaaggaccacgtgcggatcaaggcggtagccctgaagatgacctgcaaaaaattaatatagtgttgtctgttaaaaactagatcatttctgcagttccatGTAGCCCACAAAAGAGCACAAGTTCCAACTCGAATTAGTTTGACGTAAAAAACATTAACCCCTTccagccacgtcccaaataacatgttaatGCTAGTAGGCGGAACAATGTTAAAAGTAATATGGATTGAGGGTCATAAGagtttagccataggacaatcCAAAAAGAGGTGGTTAATAGTTTCATGCGTCTGACAAAAGCTGCATCTTCGAATTTCTTTCCAATTTCGCTtggccaagttatccttagttaaaacaactcctttgtgaacaaaccacatgaagatttttatTTTAAGTGGAATTTTGACCTTCCACATATGCATTGATTTTGGAATAGGTGAAGAATCAATAATATGCTCATACATTGATTTCACTGAGAATGTACCATTGGTGGTCAACCTCCAACGAATACTATCAGGGCAGTCAGAGAGGCTAATATCCATGAGCCTTCTGACTAGATGCAGCCATCTAACCCATCTATTACCAATCAAAGCTCTACGAAACTGAATGTTTAGACGAGTCTCACGTAGCACTGCCGCAACAGACATCTGTCTGCGCTGGGCAATATTGTAAAGTTATGGATACTGAAGAGCTAGTCATGGACCCGTTCACGCACGGGCTATCTACTTGTTACTATTTTAAAATCCATATGGTAAAACTCAGTAATTCATAACGCTCTGTTGTGTATCTCTACAGATGAGTTGTGCGTATGTAGTGTTGGAATATTAGGAAAATTCATGATTAATTTCATTTAAATAATTCATTATTTGAACAATAATTAGCATGCAACAACCTAGCATACTACATGAATAGGAATATATGTACAATAACGTCACACGTgtaacatcaactacaaataaAGACATGAACAAATCACAATGGATGTAAAAAAAAGGATCAAAAGGAGAAACAAGCGACCAAGAGGAGTAGAGCCTCAATCTACCACCGCCGCCCGCCCCCTTGTGGAGCTTCTACGCCACACCGGTGCCTCCCCGCCATCACTCTCTTCTTTGCCGTTGTCGGCGACAAGGCCATGCCAAAGCCCGAGCAGCTTGGCAGAGGCGGCCTTTTTCTCGCGCGTCCGCTGCTCAAGATCGATGCGGCAATTTTGATCTTGATCTCCTTTGCTGTGATGGCAGACAATGACGGCTAAAGTGTGGCAGCGGGTCCATAGTCATAGAGGCAGGTGGCGTTGGCGGCCATGTTGCGGCCGCTCGACCTCTAATTCGACTTCGGATCACGGTGGCACTCTTGGTCTTGATCTGCATCATGCGAGCATCCAGGGAGGCGATCCTGGGCTTGGCGATGGTGGTCTTCTCCTCCGTCGAAGGTGATCATCCTGAGGTTGGGTGGTCGGATCTCGAGATCCGTCTTCTAGTCCCATCTATGAGTCTGGGCGACATAGTTGCCGGTGAAAACCGAGCTGAGGCTAGGGGCTGCAAACGAGTGGAGTTCGAGCGAGTTGTACTTGGCTCGACTCAGTTCATATTAAAATTTGAGCGAGCTCAAACTGAGTGAAGCTCAAGATCGAGCCGTAAAAAATGACTCATGCTTAACTTGTAACGATCTCGAGTCGTTCTCGAGTTACTTTCAAGCTAAATGAGACCGTAAAAGAAACGTTCACTTCGTCTTACAGTACGCTGAATTACATGCACCCTATCCAAAAGTATTTTACACGTGAATAGTATAATCATAACTCAGATCTTGAGAAAGAACCGCATATGTATTCAAATATCATTCAACGTGAAAATGGAAAAGGGCTTACTTCAATCGATTGTACAGTCGTCATGTCATTCTTCAAACAGTTCATCTTGCAGCAAATGATGGTCTTTCTGGAAGAAAGATGGAAAAACCAAGGAGAATATGCTTGGGAATTCGGACCAAAAGAAACAGAATATTAACACACACCCGATGACATATGGTAATAAGGCCTAAATTTTCTCTACGCTTAATTAAACTTCCATGTTTCCTAGTAAATAAAATGGAGAAAAATCATGGACAACATATATGATAATAAATCATTCTATTTCTATTTAATATATAACACGATCATTTAACATGATGATGTTAAGCCGAGCTATCGATCTAAAATCGAGCGAGCTAGTATTGGCTCAAGATCGGCTCATTTCTTGACCGAGCTACACATAGTGTTCATACTCAATTCATTTCTTTTCGAGTCGATCTCGAGTCGAACCAAAAAACGAGTCGATCTCGAGCGGCTCACGAGCCTCGAGCTTTTCTTGCAGCCCTAGCTGAGGCGCGCGATGGCGGCGTTTTACGCCGTTATCTTGATGAAGGCATCATCGTGTAACTAATGTTGACTAATGCGTGcttcttcgggggaaaccctaggattcgGTCTtctagatcggacgatggcgacaTTGCGGTGTCGTTTCTGTCTTAGGAGCATCATTTGTGGAGCAGCACTGGAAGACATAGGCaagaggtggagcggcttcgtcttgcacggagcTTCAGTCGAGATGTAAAGTCATGActagccgacaggtgctacgttgTGACATGCCTGTTCGGCAGGTGTTATGCATGACAGATCATCCAGAGACATCAAGCTGTGTTAGCTGGTGGTACTTGGCAGCTTGGTGTTGCGGTGTGCCGGCGATGACCACGACGAGCGTAGGGAGGTGGTGTCGTTGGGCATCGTGATAGCATCGACGGATTGCcagactggcaaggatgatgcagaTCTCTTTTTCAAAGATGGGTCAACGGTTCGATGACGATGATGGTTTCTAAAACGTGTGTATGTGGTGTACGCATTAGGTTTATTGCACTGTCTGTAGGGTCTGATGCTGTTATGCGGATGGATCAACGACGACACCaattttatatataggaagtgagtgcATAAGATTGTCTGCAATCGGGTCGAAGAAAACCGGTCGAACCAGCCGTTTTCTAGAAAACCAGTGAAAAACCGGGTCACTAAACCAAGATAATATTTTAATAGAAATTGGGAGAAGTGGGATTCGATCCCAGTTCGTGTGAGCAATACGCGAGGCCGGCCCACGACCCTATAATCAACTCAACTTTGCAACTTTGTTGTTCACTACATGAAAACAATTTTATTTGATCATTGTTTCACGTTATATTAGAACATATATTACTTTAAAAAAAACAACAATCAAACCGGTGAACCGACGGTCCGACTGATAAAAACCTGAATCAAAAACCTTTCGGTTTGATTTTCGGTGAGGTTTTTAAACTATGTATATAGAGACTTTTTTTGGAGACTAGTAGACACGTTGACCAGACACGACGCTGTGATGGATTCAAACCCGAGTCCAACTCCGCGATGAATACGACAGTAGCACGATAAATATCCCCGAGTTCATCGTAGTCTCGGCCTTCATCGGCCACAATAAATATCCCCGGTTCCCCACCCTAGCCCAAAACGCGAAAAGCTCCCGTCTTTCGATCGTTGCTAGTACAGGGTTTCATTTCGCATCCCAAACTTCTGATCAATGGTGGCCGAGGAAGGCGAGAAGAAGATGATCATGCTCAAGAGCTTGGACGGCGAGGAATTCGAGATCGAGGAGACGGCCGCCATGGGGTCGCAGGCCATCCGCCACATGATCGAGGACGGCTGCGCGGACAACGGAATCCCGCTTCCCAACGTCAACGCCAAGATCCTCTCCAAGGTCATCGAGTACTGCAAGAAGCACTTCCAGGCCAACCCTAAGCCGACCGACTCCGGCGCCGCCGGCGACGCTAGCTCCTCCGCCTCTCCTGCAGATGAGGAGCCTGCCACCCCCACCGAGGATCTCAGGAGCTTTGACGCCGAGTTCGTCAAGGTCGACCAGGCCACCCTCTTCGACCTCATCCTCGCTGCAAACTACCTCAACATCAAGGGAATGCTGGATCTTACTTGCCAGACTGTTGCCGACATGCTCAAGAGTAAGACCGTTGAGGAGATCCGCAAGATCTTCAACATCGCCAATGACTTCACGcccgaggaggaggcggagatcCGCGGGGAGAACCAGTGGGCTTTTGACTAAGAATAGCGACATCTGCTGCGTTGAGTACTTGAACTAATGCTCAAGTAATATTCATGTTCACGTTTTGGAGCTGTTTTTTTACTACTACGTAGTGTTTGTTATAACTCTGGAGTAGGTAGGCGGGGTTGTGGAAAAACCTATCGTGGTCAGTGGTCATTGTTTGGAAACTGAATTAGTATTGTCTATAGATGTGTTTTGCTTGGTAACATCATCCTTAGCTGTTATGGCGTCTGATTTGAGCCAAAAAAAAAACCATGATGCCATGATGTATATCAAATTCTGTTCACTTGGGCTCCCGACATTTTTTATGTAATATGAAGAGTTAAGAAGTTTTGACATATATGCGACTGCCGGAAGTAGACATGACAAATTAATGATTTCAAGGAAACTTGAGCTGTGAGGGTTGCAATTTCTATTTTGAATGATTTTTTTGCAATTAGTAGGGAGGGTTTAGCTGTACACTTTCCCGCGCCGTGCGACCGAAGCACTTCGGCAAACATATCGGGAAGGTTGTTGTGGCACCAACTGCCGCCAACCATCTCCCACAGGCAGCTCCACATGAACCTAGCGGTAGGGCAAGTGAAGAAGATGTGGTTACAATCCTTAAGGACCGTACACATAGGACACGTCCCATCGGATGGTCCGTGCCTCTTCAGCACTTCGGTTCGGAATCCGTCCACGCACCAGCTGCCACAACAATATACGTATCTTTAGCGGCAACTCGAATTCCCACAAGATATTCAGTTTGGTCGGCCCCGGAGTTGGCAAGATTGCCTGGTATAGAGATTTGGTGGTGAACCGTCCATTAGGCTCAAGCCGTCAGTGAATAACATCGTACTCTAGGGACGGAGTGTGTAAGGCTACACGCTGAACTAACTCGTCCCAGAGGTCCCGCTCAGCAGGACCGAAGGACCTCTTGAAGGCGATACCCGCTAGGTTGGGTAGCGCACCTGCAACGGTGGTGAATTGTTGCGCGCAGATGGAGAAGAGCGGTTGGAAACGAGAGGCGAAGTCCTGTGAGCCGCACCATCGCTCAAGCCAAAATAACATAGAGTTGCCCCTCCCTACGTCAATGGAGGAGCCTATCCGTAGGACCGGCAACAGCCGCACAACGGATTGCCTGAACTGCGATCCCCTAGAGCTAGAGCCGAACGCTAGAGGCTGTCCACGTAGGTACTTCGCCCGAACAATATCTAACCATAGGCCTCCCTCACCAGAGGCAATCCTCCATAGCCATTTAGCTAGGAGTGCAATATTCATCCGCTTGGATGAAATAATCCCAAGACCTCCTTGATCCTGGGATTTACAAATCTTCGACCATTTGACCATGTGATTTTTTTATCGCCTTTCCCCTCCCAGAAAAACCGGGCTTGGTACTTGGAAATATCATGGTGGAGGGATTCATTAAGGCTATAGAATCCCATCAGATACATCAATAGACTCGTCAGCGACGAGttgatcaaaaccaccctagccgCCTTCGACAACCAACGCCCTGCCACGGCTCCACTCCGAGTTGAAGCTTGGTAACCCAGGGCCTCAAGTCCTTTTCAAGGATTCGAGAGTCGCTGATGGGCATGCCAAGGTAGGTGGTCGGGAAGGTCCCCAGACGACAGTTAAGTCTGTTCGCAATACTAAGCTTCTCCTCGTCCGAATAACCCAGGACCATTACTTCACTCTTGGCGAAGTTAATAGTTAGGCCAGACATCTCTTGAAAGCATAGTAGGACGAACTTTAAGCGGGCGATGTCATGAGACGATccttctaccatcaggattgtgtCATCCGCATATTGAAGATGTGTGATTCCTCCCGCCCTAAGGAGGTGGTGGCAAAGACCAGATAGGTGTCCGCCCCCCTTGGCCCTGTCCAAGATGGCCGCCAGGGCTTCCACCACAAGGTTGAAAAGGAAAGGGGAAAAAGGGTCCCCTTGCCGAACGCCCTGAGTCGTGGGGAAGTAGGGTCGAACTTGCCATTGATGTTAATGGATGTTCAACCACTCACCACTAGTTGCATCACCCAGGTTATCCAATGAGGGTCGAAGCCCTTTTTGTTCATAACTTCCCGCAGAAATGACCAATGCACCGTGTCGTAAGTCTTGTGAAAATTGATCTTGAAAAAACCCGTGTGAAGGCGCTTGGATATTATCTCATGGATCACCTCGTGGAGGACCAGGAGCTAGCTAGCTGTTTGTGTGCAATTCAGATTTCCAGAGAAGTAGAATCCAGGAATCAGAAGCCGAAGTTCAAACAAAGGCCACCTAATAGTACCAGATGAACATGCCAATCAGTGTAGGTCTAGATTGCAGCCAGCTAGAGGCACCCAATATGGTGACCCAAGGATCAACTTGCATGGTATTTAATTTCTTTGCGATTAATGAGACCGGGAACATAGACATGCATCCGCCATACATATATGACCATGTTTTTACTATGGACTCGAATAGGTCGATTTTCATATAGTCTCTCTGTCTTAAAATAAGTGAGTCACTTTTATACTAACTATGTATTAAAATTAGTACAAAGGTGTCACTTattcggaacggagggagtattttgtaTCACCAAATTTGGCTGCTCCAAGAGCTACACTTAAGAAGGGGTTAGTGAGCTAACACATGTTTTCTTTTACATATATCACCACCCTCTCTTGTGTTAGAGGAAAGACTGGCAGACACAAGGATGTGCCAAGTTCACGCATTTCATCACTCTGTTTGCCAATGTTAAGCTTGTTGGCCCATACCGTGCCGCGGAATACTTTCCCACGACACGTTACGACCGACGACGATGAACGAAGCTCGCTGACAAACATGACGAATTGCTTTTACGTAGAGACACGTCTTAATGCAAAGCTAGCCTTAGCTAGTTCCCGATCGATCTTGAACATGTACTAGTGCTACATACGCAAGAGCACTTCTAGCTGAAATCTCTGATCCTGATCTAGCTAGCTCACGTACACAGCACCGCAATCGATTTGGAATGCTACGGGCACGAGACACGTGCCCGGCGTATTTCTTTATTGATCTCTCACGGCTTGATGTTACAAGGGGTGAGGtgcgcacatatatatatatattagctaGCCTGCTAATACCATTTCGATCATTGCTTAGAAACCTAGTCGGACACGTAATGAATCTGATATGGCCACGTTCTTTCGTGTTTAATTCCAACGAAGCTCCGGTACTGTACCATTTACCGGGTTGGTTAAGCGGTTATTGGTACACTCTGTTAGGTATCAGTGTTGGCTTGCAAGGTTTGCCAGGGTTGGCAGTGCGCGTATATTCCCAGTGCCTCACAATCCCATCTACAAACATTATACCTATGCAGAGCTAGTTCAGGAACAACTTCATATGCATTACCTATACACAATGGAAGAACATGAGCGGGTGTGTACTACAAAGAGCTTTACTAGCGTTCTAGGTTCCTGGTGCAGCACGGTACGTGGTACCTAGTGGAGCCATTTATAGATTTAGGCCAAGGAGCCATGTCATGCATGTACTACTTAGAGCAAGTCTAATAATTCCTAATCAGCAGGCTATAACGTTTGCCATGTCATCAAAATCTTAGGTgatagagagagaagggaggaaaaAGATTGAAGCGGGCGCTTCCTGTGTAGCCCGGCTGCAGCACTGCACACGAGAAAAAAGTTTGCATGCAGCCTCGGTTGCCTCCTTCCTTCCAATCATCTATCTCCAttcacatgcatgcattaattgctTTGAATAATTAGTAGCTCATCTACAGTCAGCTTACTATACGAGTGGGCTTTTTTATAAACTTTAAGTGACATGGCACTTCTTATAGCCAGCAGCAAGCTTtgttattaaccatgctcttatgtTTAAGACCTTTTTTTTCGTCTCAAATTATAGTCACGTGCTTCTTAAACCATGGTCACGTGCTTTCACCTTAACTGTCTTTTCTCCATGCTACTTGAAATTAATGCCATCAATTTAATTATCCCATAATAAGGAAAGCTAATACTAGtggcgatatatatatataggagtgcCTCCCAGCCCACCGGCATGTGCGCATGAGCAGCTGCCGCCCCCTCCCAACCTCTACCTTTCCATGTTAGTTAGGTATTCTTCTCCCCGTGAAACCCTATGTTTTTAGGCAGAAATTTTGTTTTTGAGGAGCCTAACTTTTTGTTCCTTTGTGTAATAATATGGAacaatcaatatatatatatatatatttttttttgagATGTATCAGCCGGTTCTGTATTAgagattactagcaaaagggtccgtgcgttgcaacgggagaaaaaaataccacgcgCTTTTAATCTttctataatcattttgatttattaaaataataagctaactaactaatgtagtcagtcctatcctattttgttgagaaatcaatccgtccattgttaattccaccatgatgagaaattgagcgggacaagcaaagcaaaacatagaggctacatgaattgatcaatgtactgttattttatttcactcatgggtagagaatgtgggatcagatgacaaactgaaggtggtgttccattctctgtctatacaacaatacaatcttacattcaatacattcattcatcagcaaataaatccccacaaaacaaaatttcttgccggtgcttggaacacggttggaggcatggggaggggatctcaccagatgatgagttcctgccggaggaggggatacgatgagagaagcaagggttaggcgactctatctggccataaggagtcgccgttgccgcgccataacctcggagttccccgtgtgagccatggaggcccgcctccacctgcaagtacttcgctccgccgcgttgccgccgttctgcatcgagcagacgcatcatcccaagtcactgtagctgtcgcgttgatttgatccagaagctgtgctcgagcgctgaaacggggggcagcaagcgggcagaggtacggccgtggaggcgggtgggttgagatcaacaacagtggtggttgaagtCGGCCGCggtggcgagtggtgtggcagcggcctgggcacaggacagggtggaccagggtcgacgcgatgctctCGAGCGcctcaacgggggcagtgagcggggagaggtacgaccgcggaggcgggtgggttgagatctactggggtggcggttgaggtcggccgcggcggcgagtggtgtggcggcggcctgggcacaggccagaatggcccagggtcgacgggaggaggcaatgcgtacgggtataatttttgcagcgaatcattttttttcttttgcgttgcagataaatgatggagcgcgggttgaataacaaaaattaaggggatttttataaaaataccgcggtgagttttccgacggaagcaatagcctctttattattaggtatagatttgtGCATTGTAAGGAACA
This region includes:
- the LOC123451807 gene encoding SKP1-like protein 1, whose translation is MVAEEGEKKMIMLKSLDGEEFEIEETAAMGSQAIRHMIEDGCADNGIPLPNVNAKILSKVIEYCKKHFQANPKPTDSGAAGDASSSASPADEEPATPTEDLRSFDAEFVKVDQATLFDLILAANYLNIKGMLDLTCQTVADMLKSKTVEEIRKIFNIANDFTPEEEAEIRGENQWAFD